The following proteins are encoded in a genomic region of Necator americanus strain Aroian chromosome II, whole genome shotgun sequence:
- a CDS encoding hypothetical protein (NECATOR_CHRII.G7174.T1), protein MGVKVDGRQLHHLRFADDIVLITSSISQEERMLTEFDETCGCIGLQLNLQKAMFMRNEWVSDAPYTLKGTNMSESTSYVYLGRELNMMNDLTPDLGRRRRAAWGAYTSIEDVVKKTRNTRLRARLFNTTVLPALTYASETWAFRKQEENAVSVIERAIERVILGVSRFTQVRDGIRSSLLRQRSKIRDAAAFAKESKIRWAGHVMRFDDNRWTRAVSDWVPRDIKRTTGRPPTQWSDFFMKSFKEKYDALRVPRERRNHWATLARDRDKWKNYWRPLDQFEDQRESR, encoded by the coding sequence atgggagtgaaggttgatggtcggcagctacaccatttgcgctttgctgatgacatcgtactgataacatctagcatcagccaagaggaacgaatgctgaccgaattcgatgaaacatgtggatgcatcggtcttcagctgaatctacaaaaggcgatgttcatgcggaacgaatgggtctcggatgccccatacACGCTCAAAGGAACGAACATGTCCGAAtccaccagctacgtttatctgggtcgggaactgaacatgatgaacgacctgacccccgatctgggcaggaggagacgagcggcttggggagcgtacacgagcatcgaggatgtagtgaagaagaccaggaacacccggctccgtgctcgcctcttcaacaccaccgtacttcctgctttgacctatgcttcggaaacctgggcatttcgcaagcaggaagaaaacgcggtgagcgtcattgaacgcgcaattgagagagtgatactaggagtatcccgtttcacgcaagtgagggacgggattcgaagttctctcctacgtcagcgatcgaagattagagacgccgccgcgtttgccaaggaaagtaaaataaggtgggccggacacgtgatgcgctttgatgacaaccgttggaccagagccgtgagcgactgggttccccgcgatattaagcgcactacaggaagaccgccgacccaatggtcagatttcttcatgaagtccttcaaagaaaaatatgatgctcttcgtgtcccacgcgaaaggaggaaccactgggctactctggcacgcgatcgggacaaatggaagaattactggcgcccgctcgaccagttcgaagatcaacgggagtcaaggtaa
- a CDS encoding hypothetical protein (NECATOR_CHRII.G7172.T1) produces MRLLGLGIARESDVNLYFRSGEEMSDYDKYAEQLRHPDNPIVFMEMTAGGAPLGTIVMELFADVTPRTAENFRQFCTGEFRKDGVPVGYKNSQFHRVIKDFMIQGGDFVNGDGTGMMSIYGAKFRDENFELQHNGPGILSMANAGTDTNGCQFFITCAKTDFLDGKHVVFGRVLDGLLTVRKIENVQTGANNKPKIPILVAQCGQL; encoded by the exons ATGCGTCTTTTGGGTCTCGGAATAGCTcgtgaatctgacgtg AATCTCTATTTTCGTTCAGGAGAAGAGATGTCTGATTATGACAAATATGCTGAACAATTGCGACATCCAGATAACCCAATTGTCTTCATGGAAATGACAGCGGGCGGAGCGCCGCTTGGAACGATAGTG ATGGAGCTGTTTGCTGACGTCACACCAAGAACCGCTGAAAACTTCCGTCAGTTCTGTACAGGAGAATTCCGTAAAGATGGTGTTCCTGTTGGCTACAAAAACAGCCAATTTCATCGAGTGATAAAGGATTTTATGATCCAGGGAGGAGACTTTGTGAAT GGAGATGGAACGGGAATGATGAGCATATACGGTGCAAAATTCCGTGACGAGAACTTTGAACTGCAGCATAATGGACCTGGAATTCTCTCCATG GCGAATGCGGGCACTGATACAAACGGATGCCAGTTTTTCATAACATGTGCTAAAACGGACTTCTTGGATGGAAAACATGTAGTGTTTG GACGAGTTCTCGATGGGTTATTAACCGTGcggaaaatcgaaaatgttCAAACAGGTGCGAATAATAAGCCGAAGATTCCAATCCTTGTTGCACAATGCGGGCAGTTATAG
- a CDS encoding hypothetical protein (NECATOR_CHRII.G7173.T1): MERAGTSEDYQFKVVLLGEGAVGKSSLLMRYVENKFSPRHISTIQASFQSKQVDIDGAHITLNIWDTAGQEKYHALGPIYYRGSQGALLIFDITDQRSFERAKVWLKELQRALGDSVVLMIVGNKFDLARNRTVPLEEAQEYASSMGAMYEETSAKEDIGIEHTFERLCKAMITIAKDSSKSRTDGNTRGRRIELVDEEPSHNRGKCCK; the protein is encoded by the exons ATGGAGAGGGCAGGAACATCGGAAGACTACCAGTTCAAG gtgGTTTTGCTCGGTGAAGGGGCTGTTGGTAAATCCTCTCTCTTGATGCGGTATGTGGAAAACAAATTTAGCCCAAGGCACATATCTACAATCCAG gCTAGCTTTCAATCCAAGCAAGTCGATATCGATGGTGCTCATATAACATTGAACATATGGGATACAGCAGGTCAAGAGAAGTATCATGCCCTTGGGCCAATCTACTATCG TGGTAGCCAAGGAGCTCTTCTCATCTTTGACATTACTGATCAACGATCTTTCGAGAGA GCGAAAGTATGGCTGAAAGAGCTACAAAGAGCATTGGGAGATTCCGTAGTGTTGATGATAGTGGGAAACAAATTCGATTTGGCAAGAAACAGGACCGTTCCACTCGAAGAAGCTCAGGA GTATGCTTCATCAATGGGCGCTATGTATGAAGAAACTTCCGCGAAAGAAGATATCGGAATCGAACACACATTCGAAAGATTGTGTAAAG CTATGATAACTATAGCAAAGGATTCGTCAAAAAGTCGAACGGATGGCAATACGAGAGGCAGAAGAATTGAGTTGGTCGACGAAGAACCATCTCATAACAGGGGAAAATGCTGCAAATAG
- a CDS encoding hypothetical protein (NECATOR_CHRII.G7177.T1) produces the protein MLWRSAGLVALALQVAFADELSCDFRRPCCWHSLNEEAKWQVRSGRSININEFRRTFLVGRSRLPPVGNYLLQNGNQVLAAFGSCAFCSADGKVTVQYRHWQSPTARLKLCWRRWYYPLQEENCYAAEPSRQSQIISQLLTVPSGKDIQVLFVVERSKGSVNAIVMLDRVLVTVTKCSSNGQKKVELVSRTARIVVPASVQTTEKRYGTESRAAVLGSNVHKPTSRKMDLSQLALTDERVKAKLLEKESERQSPRQWLAVSVSKPKELKKQSGEVSASKESNTHASSRSNEEMASTKEVSSPQALLTSLPVKKIPSKLPKRFIPDSHHLKPPSSGTRAMPPPSPPAKTENYNPLAELLGQELVDFLDPNYVSKDDDEAEPDYDEESSIPKQTHIPTSPTQVQLPPPLSVFHRPLSLAPPQPCNTVGGCLFDRSMCSYVHPGHVPYANRFTRLKVGLSNFIRARVPPGGSSVLETDTNMMESHTVFFDALEWQPGTRLIGCCADITGAQKCPFATPSEAGVLLWQSGSFDCPAYTVKIRFICENFGIELGECGIDSIRLHRLSDTFLLEPCQKNILSSL, from the exons ATGCTGTGGCGTAGTGCCGGTCTAGTCGCCCTAGCGCTTCAAG TTGCTTTTGCGGATGAGCTCAGCTGCGACTTCCGGAGACCATGCTGCTGGCATTCGCTGAACGAAGAGGCGAAATGGCAAGTGCGCAGCGGTCGCTCAATCAACATCAACGAGTTCCGGCGAACTTTTCTTGTAGGAAGGAGCCGGCTACCTCCAG TGGGAAACTACTTACTCCAGAATGGTAATCAAGTTTTGGCAGCGTTTGGGTCTTGTGCTTTCTGTTCCGCTGATGGGAAGGTGACCGTCCAATACAG ACATTGGCAGAGTCCAACGGCCCGTTTGAAGCTTTGCTGGAGAAGATGGTACTATCCActccaagaagaaaattgctaCGCCGCCGAACCGTCACGCCAAAGTCAAATAATCAGTCAGTTGCTCACAGTTCCAAGTGGAAAGGATATCCAG GTGCTGTTCGTAGTGGAGCGCTCAAAGGGCAGCGTAAATGCTATCGTGATGCTTGACAGAGTTCTTGTGACAGTGACAAAATGCAGCTCCAATGGACAAAAGAAGGTG GAACTCGTCTCGCGGACTGCAAGAATAGTCGTACCAGCTTCGGTGCAGACAACCGAAAAGAGATACGGCACAGAATCTCGTGCTGCTGTGTTGGGCTCAAATGTACACAAACCGACTTCACGTAAAATGGACTTGTCTCAGCTCGCGCTAACCGATGAAAGGGTGAAAGcaaaacttctggaaaaggAATCTGAGAGACAATCTCCGAGACAGTGGTTGGCGGTATCGGTCTCGAAACCAAAGGAACTCAAAAAACAGTCTGGAGAAGTTAGCGCTTCGAAGGAATCGAACACACATGCCAGTAGTCGATCCAACGAGGAAATGGCTTCAACAAAGGAAGTCTCTTCACCGCAGGCGCTTCTAACATCACTTCCGGTGAAGAAGATTCCATCCAAGCTACCAAAACGTTTCATTCCCGATTCGCATCATTTAAAGCCACCATCCAGTGGTACTCGAGCAAtgcctcctccttctcctccggCAAAGACGGAGAACTATAATC cgttgGCTGAATTGCTTGGCCAGGAACTGGTCGATTTTCTTGATCCCAATTATGTGTCAAAAGACGACGATGAAGCGGAACCAGATTACGACGAGGAG AGCAGCATTCCAAAACAAACGCACATCCCTACTAGTCCCACCCAAGTTCAGTTACCTCCTCCTTTGTCGGTGTTCCACAG ACCATTGTCGCTAGCTCCTCCACAGCCCTGCAACACAGTCGGAGGATGTTTGTTTGACAGAAGCATGTGCTCTTATGTGCATCCTGGACATGTCCCCTATGCAAACCGTTTCACAAGACTTAAAG TGGGATTATCGAACTTTATAAGAGCACGTGTCCCACCTGGAGGATCATCTGTGCTAGAAACCGACACCAATATGATGGAATCACATACG GTCTTCTTCGACGCACTTGAATGGCAGCCCGGAACGCGACTTATCGGATGTTGCGCCGACATCACTGGAGCACAAAAATGTCCTTTCGCTACACCTTCAGAGGCGGGCGTCCTCCTCTGGCAGAGCGGCAGCTTCGATTGTCCCGCATATACTGTGAAG ATACGGTTTATTTGCGAGAATTTTGGAATAGAGCTTGGAGAATGCGGAATAGACAGTATTCGATTGCATCGACTCTCGGACACTTTCCTACTAGAGCCATGTCAGAAAAATATACTGTCATCTTTATGA
- a CDS encoding hypothetical protein (NECATOR_CHRII.G7171.T1), with translation MSGTSVDADGLIEGNYEQVISSFDDMDLKQNLLRGIYAFGFEKPSAIQQRAIVPCTTGRDVIAQAQSGTGKTATFSISILQRIDENEPNVQALVMAPTRELAQQIQKVMCALGDYMEIKVHACIGGTSIRDDQRKLESGVHVVVGTPGRVNDMINRNVLQTNRIKMFVLDEADEMLSRGFKDQIYEVFKTLPQEVQVVLLSATMPTDVLEVTNRFMRNPIRILVKKEELTLEGIRQFYINVQKDEYKFETLCDLYDAVNVTQAVIFCNTRRKVEQLTEQMTKKQFTVSSLHGDMEQHDRDVIMREFRSGSSRVLITTDLLARGIDVQQVSLVINYDLPSNRENYIHRIGRSGRFGRKGVAINFITDNDARQLKDIEAFYNTIIEEMPVSITDLL, from the exons ATGAGCGGTACTTCCGTTGACGCTGACGGTCTTATTGAG GGCAATTATGAGCAAGTCATATCTAGCTTCGATGACATGGATCTGAAGCAAAATCTGCTTAGAGGAATCTATGCGTTTGGTTTCGAAAAGCCGTCTGCGATACAGCAGCGTGCGATAGTTCCTTGCACCACAG gCCGTGACGTCATCGCACAAGCTCAATCCGGAACAGGGAAAACTGCCACTTTTTCGATCTCAATACTGCAACGTATTGATGAAAATGAACCAAATGTACAAGCACTTGTCATGGCACCAACACGTGAATTGGCACAACAG ATCCAAAAAGTTATGTGCGCCCTTGGAGACTACATGGAGATCAAAGTTCACGCTTGTATCGGTGGAACAAGCATACGAGATGACCAGCGCAAATTAGAAAGTGGAGTGCATGTTGTAGTAGGTACACCTGGGCGTGTCAATGATATGATCAATCGCAACGTTCTCC AAACAAATCGTATAAAAATGTTCGTATTGGATGAAGCTGACGAAATGCTCTCTCGCGGTTTCAAAGATCAAATTTATGAAGTATTCAAGACTTTACCTCAGGAAGTGCAG GTTGTTCTGCTGTCCGCTACTATGCCAACTGATGTTCTCGAAGTTACAAACCGTTTCATGAGGAATCCAATCCGCATTCTCGTGAAGAAGGAGGAACTTACTCTTGAGGGTATTCGACAGTTTTATATAAACGTACAAAAGGAC GAATACAAATTCGAAACACTGTGCGATCTTTATGATGCCGTTAACGTAACACAAGCTGTCATCTTCTGCAACACCAGGAGAAAG gtggagcaacTCACAGAACAAATGACGAAGAAACAGTTCACGGTATCGAGTTTGCATGGAGACATGGAGCAACATGACAGAGATGTTATTATGCGCGAATTCCGATCTGGTTCATCTCGTGTACTTATTACTACGGATCTTCTCGCTCGTGGTATTGATGTTCAACAG GTATCGTTGGTCATCAATTATGACTTACCATCCAATCGAGAAAATTACATTCACCGTATTGGTCGTTCTGGTCGTTTTGGTCGAAAAGGAGTAGCCATCAATTTCATCACTGACAACGATGCCCGTCAGCTTAAAGATATTGAGGCGTTCTACAACACGATCATAGAAGAAATGCCAGTTTCTATAACCGATCTTCTTTGA
- a CDS encoding hypothetical protein (NECATOR_CHRII.G7176.T1) produces the protein MMQAKKIKYDVIGLTETRRCHPINAIYETGEELFLGTCDSRGVGGVGVLVNTRTAKNIDSFEQFTTRIGRLRMRRCGPTPALTIFVAYAKTSSYEEGEIEAFYMDLEKFYREDHDQGERLSEFIMKTKTIHGNSQFQKPSSLRWTWESPGGGYRNEIDHIIVNKRERNPRTTINWDLFATLACFWEDSAMDNIDEEYDRLVVHLHDCAKKAESFKTTKRRLSLQTLELIRQRGAARAAGNQELTSELARLCREAIKEDLKERRAEVLAEAAEAGKSIRYARRDFASSQDEDDCSPEPKGNSHCIEKGDGENHLRLLL, from the exons atgatgcaagccaagaagatcaagtacgacgtcatcggactgaccgagacgagacgatgTCACCCTATCAACGCcatatatgaaactggagaagaactgttcttaggaacatgcgatagtagaggtgttggtggagttggcgtcctcgtcaacacgagaacggcaaaaaacatcgactctttcgaacaatttacgacccgaatcggacgtctgcggatgagaagatgtggtccaacaccagctttgactatcttcgtcgcttacgctaaaacatcaagctacgaagaaggagaaatcgaagctttctatatggacctggagaagttctaccgagaagatcatgaccagggggagaggctctccgagttcatcatgaaaactaagaccatccatgggaactcacaattccagaagccctcctctctacgctggacgtgggagtcacccggtggaggataccgtaatgaaatagaccacatcatcgtcaataaaag agagagaaatcccaggactaccatcaactgggatctcttcgctacgctagcctgcttttgggaagattctgcaatggacaacatcgacgaggaatatgaccgacTCGTTgtacaccttcacgactgtgcgaagaaggctgagagttttaaaacgaccaagagacgcctgtctcttcaaactcttgagctgatacgccagcgtggagcagcacgagccgcagggaaccaagaactcacgtccgagctcgcaaggctttgcagagaggcgataaaggaagaccttaaagagagaagagcagaagtgctggctgaagctgcagaggcggggaaaagcatccgctatgcccgtcgagacttcgccagttcgcaagacgaggatgactgctctccggaacccaaagggaacagccattgcatcgagaagggggatggagaaaatcatctacgacttctactctga
- a CDS encoding hypothetical protein (NECATOR_CHRII.G7176.T2) encodes MSTPGERKFSQKLMELKACNRPATKTENDLLDWAICTYNARTLASEAAIEDLMMQAKKIKYDVIGLTETRRCHPINAIYETGEELFLGTCDSRGVGGVGVLVNTRTAKNIDSFEQFTTRIGRLRMRRCGPTPALTIFVAYAKTSSYEEGEIEAFYMDLEKFYREDHDQGERLSEFIMKTKTIHGNSQFQKPSSLRWTWESPGGGYRNEIDHIIVNKRERNPRTTINWDLFATLACFWEDSAMDNIDEEYDRLVVHLHDCAKKAESFKTTKRRLSLQTLELIRQRGAARAAGNQELTSELARLCREAIKEDLKERRAEVLAEAAEAGKSIRYARRDFASSQDEDDCSPEPKGNSHCIEKGDGENHLRLLL; translated from the exons atgtccactccgggagaacggaagttctcccagaaactcatggaacTAAAGGCTTGCAACCGGCcc gctaccaaaacggaaaatgaCTTATTGGATtgggcgatctgtacttataacgcacgtacgcttgcatcggaagcggccatcgaagatctgatgatgcaagccaagaagatcaagtacgacgtcatcggactgaccgagacgagacgatgTCACCCTATCAACGCcatatatgaaactggagaagaactgttcttaggaacatgcgatagtagaggtgttggtggagttggcgtcctcgtcaacacgagaacggcaaaaaacatcgactctttcgaacaatttacgacccgaatcggacgtctgcggatgagaagatgtggtccaacaccagctttgactatcttcgtcgcttacgctaaaacatcaagctacgaagaaggagaaatcgaagctttctatatggacctggagaagttctaccgagaagatcatgaccagggggagaggctctccgagttcatcatgaaaactaagaccatccatgggaactcacaattccagaagccctcctctctacgctggacgtgggagtcacccggtggaggataccgtaatgaaatagaccacatcatcgtcaataaaag agagagaaatcccaggactaccatcaactgggatctcttcgctacgctagcctgcttttgggaagattctgcaatggacaacatcgacgaggaatatgaccgacTCGTTgtacaccttcacgactgtgcgaagaaggctgagagttttaaaacgaccaagagacgcctgtctcttcaaactcttgagctgatacgccagcgtggagcagcacgagccgcagggaaccaagaactcacgtccgagctcgcaaggctttgcagagaggcgataaaggaagaccttaaagagagaagagcagaagtgctggctgaagctgcagaggcggggaaaagcatccgctatgcccgtcgagacttcgccagttcgcaagacgaggatgactgctctccggaacccaaagggaacagccattgcatcgagaagggggatggagaaaatcatctacgacttctactctga
- a CDS encoding hypothetical protein (NECATOR_CHRII.G7175.T1), whose product MPLCLTFIDMKKAFDSVETEAVVEALDNQGVPTHHPRERNAKLEWDDMGVKVDGRQLHHLRFADDIVLITSSISQEERMLTEFDETCGCIGLQLNLQKAMFMRNEWVSDAPYTLKGTNMSESTSYVYLGRELNMMNDLTPDLGRRRRAAWGAYTSIEDVVKKTRNTRLRARLFNTTVLPALTYASETWAFRKQEENAEYPVSRK is encoded by the exons atgccgctctgtctcaccttcatcgacatgaaaaaggccttcgactcagttgagacggaagcagtcgtggaagccttggacaaccaaggcgtccctactca ccaccctcgagaacgcaatgcgaagttggaatgggacgacatgggagtgaaggttgatggtcggcagctacaccatttgcgctttgctgatgacatcgtactgataacatctagcatcagccaagaggaacgaatgctgaccgaattcgatgaaacatgtggatgcatcggtcttcagctgaatctacaaaaggcgatgttcatgcggaacgaatgggtctcggatgccccatacACGCTCAAAGGAACGAACATGTCCGAAtccaccagctacgtttatctgggtcgggaactgaacatgatgaacgacctgacccccgatctgggcaggaggagacgagcggcttggggagcgtacacgagcatcgaggatgtagtgaagaagaccaggaacacccggctccgtgctcgcctcttcaacaccaccgtacttcctgctttgacctatgcttcggaaacctgggcatttcgcaagcaggaagaaaacgcg gagtatcccgtttcacgcaagtga
- a CDS encoding hypothetical protein (NECATOR_CHRII.G7171.T2) — protein sequence MTTAEHGQRVKPNLQRKTENPTATNTSAPEMFNVQAFETVEQWWTSSQTSAAHENPHIWYNMSGTSVDADGLIEGNYEQVISSFDDMDLKQNLLRGIYAFGFEKPSAIQQRAIVPCTTGRDVIAQAQSGTGKTATFSISILQRIDENEPNVQALVMAPTRELAQQIQKVMCALGDYMEIKVHACIGGTSIRDDQRKLESGVHVVVGTPGRVNDMINRNVLQTNRIKMFVLDEADEMLSRGFKDQIYEVFKTLPQEVQVVLLSATMPTDVLEVTNRFMRNPIRILVKKEELTLEGIRQFYINVQKDEYKFETLCDLYDAVNVTQAVIFCNTRRKVEQLTEQMTKKQFTVSSLHGDMEQHDRDVIMREFRSGSSRVLITTDLLARGIDVQQVSLVINYDLPSNRENYIHRIGRSGRFGRKGVAINFITDNDARQLKDIEAFYNTIIEEMPVSITDLL from the exons ATGACAACGGCTGAACATGGTCAACGCGTTAAACCCA atcttcaaagaaaaacagaaaacccTACCGCCACGAACACGTCAGCCCCAGAGATGTTTAACGTGCAAGCCTTCGAAACGGTGGAACAGTGGTGGACGAGTTCGCAAACGTCG GCCGCGCATGAAAATCCACACATTT GGTACAACATGAGCGGTACTTCCGTTGACGCTGACGGTCTTATTGAG GGCAATTATGAGCAAGTCATATCTAGCTTCGATGACATGGATCTGAAGCAAAATCTGCTTAGAGGAATCTATGCGTTTGGTTTCGAAAAGCCGTCTGCGATACAGCAGCGTGCGATAGTTCCTTGCACCACAG gCCGTGACGTCATCGCACAAGCTCAATCCGGAACAGGGAAAACTGCCACTTTTTCGATCTCAATACTGCAACGTATTGATGAAAATGAACCAAATGTACAAGCACTTGTCATGGCACCAACACGTGAATTGGCACAACAG ATCCAAAAAGTTATGTGCGCCCTTGGAGACTACATGGAGATCAAAGTTCACGCTTGTATCGGTGGAACAAGCATACGAGATGACCAGCGCAAATTAGAAAGTGGAGTGCATGTTGTAGTAGGTACACCTGGGCGTGTCAATGATATGATCAATCGCAACGTTCTCC AAACAAATCGTATAAAAATGTTCGTATTGGATGAAGCTGACGAAATGCTCTCTCGCGGTTTCAAAGATCAAATTTATGAAGTATTCAAGACTTTACCTCAGGAAGTGCAG GTTGTTCTGCTGTCCGCTACTATGCCAACTGATGTTCTCGAAGTTACAAACCGTTTCATGAGGAATCCAATCCGCATTCTCGTGAAGAAGGAGGAACTTACTCTTGAGGGTATTCGACAGTTTTATATAAACGTACAAAAGGAC GAATACAAATTCGAAACACTGTGCGATCTTTATGATGCCGTTAACGTAACACAAGCTGTCATCTTCTGCAACACCAGGAGAAAG gtggagcaacTCACAGAACAAATGACGAAGAAACAGTTCACGGTATCGAGTTTGCATGGAGACATGGAGCAACATGACAGAGATGTTATTATGCGCGAATTCCGATCTGGTTCATCTCGTGTACTTATTACTACGGATCTTCTCGCTCGTGGTATTGATGTTCAACAG GTATCGTTGGTCATCAATTATGACTTACCATCCAATCGAGAAAATTACATTCACCGTATTGGTCGTTCTGGTCGTTTTGGTCGAAAAGGAGTAGCCATCAATTTCATCACTGACAACGATGCCCGTCAGCTTAAAGATATTGAGGCGTTCTACAACACGATCATAGAAGAAATGCCAGTTTCTATAACCGATCTTCTTTGA
- a CDS encoding hypothetical protein (NECATOR_CHRII.G7175.T2) produces the protein MPLCLTFIDMKKAFDSVETEAVVEALDNQGVPTHHPRERNAKLEWDDMGVKVDGRQLHHLRFADDIVLITSSISQEERMLTEFDETCGCIGLQLNLQKAMFMRNEWVSDAPYTLKGTNMSESTSYVYLGRELNMMNDLTPDLGRRRRAAWGAYTSIEDVVKKTRNTRLRARLFNTTVLPALTYASETWAFRKQEENAVSVIERAIERVILGVSRFTQVRDGIRSSLLRQRSKIRDAAAFAKESKIRWAGHVMRFDDNRWTRAVSDWVPRDIKRTTGRPPTQWSDFFMKSFKEKYDALRVPRERRNHWATLARDRDKWKNYWRPLDQFEDQRESR, from the exons atgccgctctgtctcaccttcatcgacatgaaaaaggccttcgactcagttgagacggaagcagtcgtggaagccttggacaaccaaggcgtccctactca ccaccctcgagaacgcaatgcgaagttggaatgggacgacatgggagtgaaggttgatggtcggcagctacaccatttgcgctttgctgatgacatcgtactgataacatctagcatcagccaagaggaacgaatgctgaccgaattcgatgaaacatgtggatgcatcggtcttcagctgaatctacaaaaggcgatgttcatgcggaacgaatgggtctcggatgccccatacACGCTCAAAGGAACGAACATGTCCGAAtccaccagctacgtttatctgggtcgggaactgaacatgatgaacgacctgacccccgatctgggcaggaggagacgagcggcttggggagcgtacacgagcatcgaggatgtagtgaagaagaccaggaacacccggctccgtgctcgcctcttcaacaccaccgtacttcctgctttgacctatgcttcggaaacctgggcatttcgcaagcaggaagaaaacgcggtgagcgtcattgaacgcgcaattgagagagtgatactaggagtatcccgtttcacgcaagtgagggacgggattcgaagttctctcctacgtcagcgatcgaagattagagacgccgccgcgtttgccaaggaaagtaaaataaggtgggccggacacgtgatgcgctttgatgacaaccgttggaccagagccgtgagcgactgggttccccgcgatattaagcgcactacaggaagaccgccgacccaatggtcagatttcttcatgaagtccttcaaagaaaaatatgatgctcttcgtgtcccacgcgaaaggaggaaccactgggctactctggcacgcgatcgggacaaatggaagaattactggcgcccgctcgaccagttcgaagatcaacgggagtcaaggtaa
- a CDS encoding hypothetical protein (NECATOR_CHRII.G7170.T1): MCSRETSLTSIKMSVTEEQPRATIIYEWRGGTGATAAERNINSKLGEGTTTIRTVKSKTSPGRDASTLQKTLPFSMLPKRIRRSTPAVS, from the coding sequence ATGTGTAGTCGGGAGACTTCCTTAACTTCAATCAAAATGTCAGTTACGGAAGAGCAACCCCGAGCTACCATAATCTATGAATGGCGTGGCGGCACTGGAGCAACGGCAGCAGAACGCAACATCAACAGCAAATTGGGCGAGGGCACCACTACCATCAGGACTGTCAAGTCGAAGACAAGCCCCGGTCGGGACGCTTCCACACTGCAGAAGACTCTGCCATTCTCGATGCTTCCAAAGAGGATCCGGAGATCAACACCCGCAGTCTCGTGA